The following are encoded in a window of Flavobacterium sp. WC2421 genomic DNA:
- a CDS encoding acyl-CoA dehydrogenase family protein, with protein sequence MLQNILIERKIYATEEHKMMQSMIQEFIANEIMGQLDHWEKQGMVSREIWKRAGELGLLCLDIPEIYGGGGLDFTFNALLIEEFAKKGITGPGFSLHSDIVAPYLLHYGTELQKQKYLPLMAKGELITAIGMTEPNCGSDLKALGTTAEDKGDHYLVNGQKTFITNGFMCDMAIVAVKTNAKTEDEGVTLLILESEMEGFNKGNPLRKIGMKSQDTAELFFDNVKVPKENRLGDEKMGFKIMMKELARERLTVGIMAVATAEGAIEDTIKYTTERTAFGSPIAGFQNTQFKIAECATQMQIHQAFLDRCIELMSTHKLSSESASMIKYSATDMCGKLVDECLQLFGGYGYMWDYPIARMYADNRVTRIYAGTNEIMKILIARALFKDVLK encoded by the coding sequence ATGCTACAAAACATACTTATCGAAAGAAAAATTTATGCCACAGAAGAACATAAAATGATGCAATCCATGATCCAAGAATTCATTGCAAATGAAATTATGGGACAGTTAGATCATTGGGAAAAACAAGGAATGGTTTCTCGTGAAATTTGGAAAAGAGCAGGAGAGTTAGGGCTACTATGTTTAGATATTCCAGAAATATATGGAGGTGGAGGATTGGATTTTACTTTTAATGCGCTACTTATTGAGGAGTTTGCTAAAAAAGGAATTACAGGTCCAGGATTTTCACTTCATTCAGATATTGTAGCGCCTTATTTGCTGCATTATGGAACCGAATTACAAAAACAAAAGTATTTACCTCTAATGGCAAAAGGGGAGCTTATTACCGCTATAGGTATGACCGAACCCAATTGTGGGAGTGATTTAAAAGCATTGGGAACTACTGCAGAAGACAAAGGCGATCATTATTTAGTAAATGGTCAAAAAACGTTTATAACCAATGGTTTTATGTGTGATATGGCTATAGTTGCTGTAAAAACAAATGCTAAAACTGAGGATGAAGGGGTAACTTTACTCATTTTAGAGTCGGAAATGGAGGGTTTTAATAAAGGAAATCCACTCAGAAAAATAGGGATGAAATCGCAGGATACAGCCGAGTTGTTTTTTGACAATGTGAAAGTTCCAAAAGAAAACCGACTTGGGGACGAAAAAATGGGCTTTAAAATTATGATGAAAGAATTAGCACGCGAGCGACTAACTGTGGGAATTATGGCGGTTGCCACCGCTGAGGGTGCTATTGAAGACACGATTAAATATACTACTGAACGCACTGCTTTTGGATCTCCAATTGCTGGGTTTCAAAATACCCAGTTTAAAATTGCCGAATGCGCTACTCAAATGCAAATACATCAGGCCTTTTTAGATCGTTGTATTGAGTTAATGAGTACACATAAATTATCGAGTGAGAGTGCTTCCATGATCAAATATTCGGCCACGGATATGTGTGGTAAATTAGTGGACGAATGTTTGCAATTGTTTGGAGGATACGGATACATGTGGGACTACCCAATTGCACGAATGTATGCTGACAATAGAGTTACCCGAATTTATGCTGGCACGAATGAAATCATGAAAATATTAATTGCCCGTGCCTTATTTAAAGATGTATTAAAATAA
- a CDS encoding 2'-5' RNA ligase family protein: protein MPNTYSIVLHPSEDIISKIKMMKETLSEKIGWFNSKNSLAHITIGEFTATDIQLENIKKQLAKIGDSIQPLKVVLDHFGSYPNGAFFIAPNPNSKEELIPIMKRFHKEIRFPIVHKSTDPHLSIARKLSAENLEMAFRMFPNIELEYRCEDVVLRRFDAAVKQFKIIAHFPFNGNTKQEFIQTSLF from the coding sequence ATGCCCAATACCTACTCCATTGTTTTACACCCATCAGAAGATATTATTTCTAAAATTAAAATGATGAAGGAAACTCTGTCAGAAAAAATAGGCTGGTTTAACAGTAAAAACTCATTGGCGCATATTACCATTGGTGAATTTACCGCAACTGACATACAATTAGAAAATATCAAAAAACAACTCGCCAAAATAGGCGATTCCATCCAACCCCTAAAAGTAGTTTTAGATCATTTTGGTAGTTATCCAAATGGCGCTTTTTTTATTGCACCAAATCCAAATTCGAAAGAAGAACTAATTCCTATTATGAAACGTTTTCATAAAGAAATCCGTTTCCCAATTGTACATAAAAGCACGGATCCTCACTTATCTATAGCCCGAAAACTATCTGCTGAAAATTTAGAAATGGCTTTCCGTATGTTTCCAAATATTGAATTAGAATACCGTTGTGAAGATGTCGTTTTAAGACGCTTTGATGCTGCAGTAAAACAATTTAAAATCATAGCCCATTTTCCGTTTAACGGGAATACAAAACAAGAATTTATACAGACTTCTTTATTTTAA
- a CDS encoding DUF6642 family protein, protein MDQDKFIFCLEGVRDVEITTATEVVKNLEQLALEEGISSIYKTCDTIEGLEESLSALLYHDHNFKDYEIIYLVMPGERNNICLNDYYYSFEEIAELFEGKMKGKIIHFSNAKVLDLSAEEAQYFLDITGASAVSGYGEVSYKLPSIAIDKAFFSLCQEIDDVVEIVEELHQKHYALCKLLDFRLYY, encoded by the coding sequence ATGGATCAGGATAAATTTATTTTCTGCCTCGAAGGAGTTCGAGATGTAGAAATTACAACTGCTACTGAAGTAGTTAAAAACTTAGAACAATTGGCCCTTGAAGAAGGGATTTCTAGCATATATAAAACCTGCGATACGATTGAAGGATTAGAAGAAAGTTTAAGTGCTTTACTTTATCACGATCATAATTTTAAGGATTATGAGATTATCTATTTAGTGATGCCTGGAGAACGAAATAATATCTGTCTCAATGATTACTATTATAGTTTTGAAGAAATAGCCGAACTATTTGAAGGGAAAATGAAAGGCAAAATTATTCATTTTTCTAATGCAAAAGTTTTAGACTTAAGCGCCGAAGAAGCGCAATATTTTCTAGATATTACTGGAGCAAGTGCGGTGTCTGGCTATGGAGAAGTGTCGTATAAACTACCTAGTATTGCTATCGATAAAGCCTTCTTTAGCTTGTGTCAAGAAATCGATGACGTAGTTGAAATAGTAGAAGAATTGCATCAAAAACATTATGCACTTTGTAAGTTACTTGACTTTAGATTGTACTATTAA